In one window of Festucalex cinctus isolate MCC-2025b chromosome 14, RoL_Fcin_1.0, whole genome shotgun sequence DNA:
- the marchf5 gene encoding E3 ubiquitin-protein ligase MARCHF5 translates to MADEDAVVLQNLDRSCWVCFATDEDDRTAEWVRPCRCRGSTKWVHQACLQRWVDEKQRGNSTARVACPQCNAEYLIVFPKLGPVVYVLDLADRLISKAGPFAAAGIMVGSIYWTAVTYGAVTVMQVVGHKEGLDVMERADPLFLLIGLPTIPVMLILGKMIRWEDYVLRLWRKYSNKLQILNSIFPGIGCPVPRIPAEASPLADHVSATRILCGALVFPTIATIVGKLMFSSVNSNLQRTILGGIAFVAIKGSFKVYFKQQQYMRQAHRKILNFPEQEEA, encoded by the exons ATGGCGGACGAAGATGCGGTGGTCTTGCAGAATCTCGACAG GAGTTGCTGGGTATGCTTCGCAACGGACGAGGATGACCGCACGGCAGAGTGGGTGCGTCCGTGCCGCTGCCGGGGTTCCACCAAGTGGGTCCACCAGGCCTGCCTACAGCGCTGGGTGGATGAAAAGCAGCGTGGCAACAGCACAGCACGAGTAGCCTGTCCACAGTGTAATGCAGAGTATCTCATTGTCTTTCCCAAACTGG GGCCTGTGGTCTACGTGCTGGACCTGGCCGACCGGCTCATCTCCAAGGCCGGACCTTTTGCTGCTGCTGGCATCATGGTGGGGTCCATATACTGGACTGCCGTCACGTACGGCGCCGTCACCGTCATGCAG GTGGTGGGCCACAAGGAGGGTCTCGATGTTATGGAGCGGGCCGACCCCCTCTTCCTTCTCATCGGCCTGCCCACCATCCCCGTCATGTTGATCCTCGGCAAGATGATCCGCTGGGAGGATTACGTCCTGCGCCTGTGGAGGAAGTACTCCAACAAACTGCAAATCCTCAACAGCATCTTCCCCG GGATCGGCTGCCCGGTCCCTCGCATCCCGGCCGAGGCCAGCCCGTTGGCCGATCACGTCTCGGCCACCCGGATCCTGTGCGGCGCGCTGGTCTTCCCCACCATCGCCACCATCGTGGGGAAGCTCATGTTCAGCAGCGTCAACTCCAACCTGCAGAGGACCATCCTG GGAGGAATCGCCTTTGTGGCCATCAAGGGGTCGTTTAAAGTGTACTTCAAACAGCAGCAGTACATGCGGCAAGCCCACCGCAAGATCCTCAACTTTCCTGAGCAGGAGGAAGCCTGA
- the ide gene encoding insulin-degrading enzyme isoform X1, giving the protein MFKCINRTAQCTRYFQAAGSGPHLNKGIKLVSSSRLRMIDPALKNVVTDIIRSPEDKRVYRGLEFNNGLKAMLISDPTTDKSSAALDVHIGSLSDPANIAGLAHFCEHMLFLGTKKYPKENEYSQFLSEHAGSSNAFTSGEHTNYYFDVSHEHLQGALDRFAQFFLCPLFDESCKDREVNAVDSEHDKNLMNDAWRLFQLEKATGNPNHPFSKFGTGNKLTLETRPSNDGIDVRQELLKFHSTYYSSNLMGLCVLGRESLDELTSMVVKLFAEVENKNVPIPEFPDHPFHDEYLKQFYKVVPIKDIRNLYVTFPIPDLQKYYKSNPGHYLGHLIGHEGPGSLLSELKSKGWVNTLVGGQKEGAKGFMFFIINVDLTEEGLLHVEDIIFHMFQYIQKLRTEGPQEWVFQECKDLNKVAFRFKDKERPRGYTSKVSGLLHYYPLEETLAAEYLLEDFRPDLIEMVLDKLRPEYVRVVLVSKSFDGQTDKSEEWYGTQYKQEAVADETIKTWAGADLNGKFKLPMKNEFIPTNFEIYPLEKDTPAVPTLIKDTAMSKVWFKQDDKFFLPKACLNFEFFSPFAYVDPLHCNMAYLYLELLKDSLNEYAYAAELAGLNYDLQNTVYGMYLSVKGYNDKQDILLKKIIEKMATFEIDEKRFDIIKEAYMRSLNNFRAEQPHQHAMYYLRLLMTEVAWTKDELRDALEDVTLPRLKAFIPQLLSRLHIEALLHGNITKESALGMIQMVEDTLIEHARTKPLLPSQLIRYREVQVPDGGWYVYQQRNEVHNNCGIEIYYQTDMQSTRENMLLELFCQIISEPCFNTLRTKEQLGYIVFSGPRRANGVQGLRFIIQSEKAPHYLESRIEAFLCTMERAVEEMNEEAFQKHIQALAIRRLDKPKKLSAECAKYWGEIISQQYNFDRDNIEVAHLKTLTKEDIMQFYRERLTLDAPKRHKMSVHVLSREMDTCPLVGEFPAQNDVNLAPAPSLPQPSLVRDMTEFKRSLPLFPLVRPHINFMAAKL; this is encoded by the exons GCTGGTGTCATCTTCTCGGCTCAGAATGATTGACCCGGCTCTAAAGAATGTGGTCACAGACATAATTCGCTCTCCTGAGGACAAGCGAGTTTACAGAGGCCTGGAGTTTAACAATGGCTTGAAGGCCATGCTCATCAGTGACCCGACGACAGACAAATCCTCCGCTGCTTTGGATGTCCACATTG GTTCGTTATCCGACCCTGCGAACATTGCGGGCCTGGCACACTTTTGTGAACACATGCTGTTCCTGGGGACAAAGAAGTACCCAAAAGAGAATGAGTACAGCCAGTTCTTGAGCGAGCACGCTGGCAGCTCCAATGCCTTCACCAGTGGAGAGCACACCAACTATTACTTTGATGTATCTCATGAGCACTTACAAGGAGCCTTGGATAG GTTTGCCCAGTTCTTCTTGTGTCCACTTTTTGACGAGAGCTGTAAAGACCGCGAGGTGAATGCTGTGGACTCTGAGCATGACAAGAACCTGATGAATGATGCTTGGAGGCTCTTTCAACTCGAGAAGGCCACTGGCAACCCAAATCACCCCTTCAGTAAATTTGGAACAG GTAACAAGCTGACCCTTGAGACGAGACCATCTAATGACGGCATTGATGTCCGCCAAGAGCTCCTTAAGTTTCACTCTACATATTACTCCTCAAATCTAATGGGCCTCTGTGTTTTAGGAAGAG AATCCCTAGACGAGCTGACCTCTATGGTGGTCAAGTTATTTGCAGAAGTAGAGAACAAGAACGTGCCTATCCCGGAATTTCCCGACCACCCTTTTCACGATGAATATCTGAAA CAATTCTACAAAGTGGTGCCGATAAAAGACATAAGGAATCTGTATGTGACGTTCCCCATCCCAGACCTGCAGAAATACTATAAGTCAAACCCAGGACATTATCTGGGACATCTGATAGGACATGAAGGACCTGGAAGTTTGTTATCTGAACTAAAATCTAAAG GATGGGTCAATACGCTTGTTGGAGGTCAGAAAGAAGGAGCCAAAGGATTCATGTTCTTCATCATCAATGTCGACTTGACTGAAGAAGGCCTTT TGCATGTGGAGGACATTATCTTTCACATGTTCCAGTATATCCAGAAACTGCGCACAGAGGGACCTCAGGAGTGGGTGTTCCAGGAGTGCAAG GATTTAAACAAGGTCGCCTTCCGTTTTAAAGACAAGGAGCGACCCCGCGGCTATACCTCTAAAGTGTCTGGTTTGCTACAC tattaCCCGCTTGAAGAGACTCTAGCAGCAGAGTACCTTTTAGAAGACTTCAGGCCAGACTTGATTGAGATGGTGCTGGACAAGCTGAGACCAGAATATGTCAG AGTTGTTCTGGTGTCAAAGTCATTTGACGGTCAAACAGACAAGTCAGAAGAATGGTACGGTACGCAGTACAAACAGGAGGCTGTCGCTGACGAGACCATCAAG ACATGGGCCGGTGCGGACCTCAACGGCAAGTTCAAGTTACCAATGAAAAATGAGTTCATCCCGACCAACTTTGAAATTTACCCTCTTGAGAAAGACACTCCTGCCGTCCCTACTCTAATCAAG GACACAGCGATGAGCAAGGTGTGGTTCAAGCAGGATGACAAATTCTTTCTTCCCAAAGCGTGTCTGAACTTTGAGTTCTTCAG CCCGTTTGCGTATGTGGACCCATTACATTGTAACATGGCTTATTTATACCTGGAGCTCCTAAAGGACTCCCTCAACGAGTATGCATATGCAGCCGAGCTAGCTGGTTTGAACTATGACCTTCAAAATACCGTCTATGGGATGTAT CTCTCTGTTAAAGGTTACAATGACAAGCAAGACATCCTTTTGAAGAAGATCATTGAGAAGATGGCCACATTTGAGATCGATGAGAAGCGTTTTGACATCATCAAGGAAGCG TACATGAGGTCTTTGAATAACTTCAGAGCAGAACAACCACACCAGCACGCTATGTACTACCTTCGTCTACTCATGACTGAAGTGGCTTGGACCAAAGATGAGCTCAGAGATGCTCTGGAGG ATGTAACGCTCCCGCGCCTCAAGGCTTTCATCCCTCAGCTGTTGTCACGGTTACATATTGAAGCCCTTCTCCATGGCAACATTACTAaggag TCCGCCCTGGGCATGATCCAAATGGTGGAGGACACTCTGATtgagcacgcacgcacaaagcCTCTCCTCCCGAGCCAACTGATCCGCTACCGAGAGGTGCAAGTTCCGGACG GCGGCTGGTATGTTTATCAGCAGAGGAACGAAGTGCATAACAACTGCGGCATCGAGATCTACTACCAGACGGACATGCAGAGCACCCGCGAGAACATGCTGCTGGAGCTCTTCTGTCAGATCATCTCCGAGCCGTGCTTCAACACGCTGAGGACCAAAGAGCAGCTGG GTTACATCGTGTTCAGCGGGCCAAGGCGGGCCAACGGGGTCCAAGGCCTTCGCTTCATCATCCAGTCAGAAAAGGCGCCGCACTACCTGGAGAGCCGCATCGAGGCCTTCCTTTGCACCATGGAGAGAGCGGTGGAGGAGATGAACGAGGAAGCCTTCCAGAAGCACATCCAGGCCTTGGCCATCCGACGCCTGGACAAGCCCAAAAAGCTGTCTGCCGAGTGCGCCAAGTACTGGGGGGAGATCATCTCCCAGCAGTATAATTTTGATCGAG ATAATATCGAGGTGGCCCACCTGAAGACGTTAACTAAAGAAGACATTATGCAATTCTACCGT GAGCGCCTGACCCTGGATGCCCCCAAAAGACATAAGATGTCCGTTCACGTGCTGTCCAGAGAGATGGACACCT GTCCCCTGGTTGGAGAATTTCCTGCTCAGAATGACGTCAACTTGGCGCCTGCACCCTCTCTGCCCCAG CCGTCGCTCGTCCGGGACATGACGGAGTTCAAGAGGAGCTTGCCTCTCTTCCCTCTGGTCAGGCCTCACATCAACTTCATGGCAGCCAAACTGTGA
- the ide gene encoding insulin-degrading enzyme isoform X2 encodes MFKCINRTAQCTRYFQAAGSGPHLNKGIKLVSSSRLRMIDPALKNVVTDIIRSPEDKRVYRGLEFNNGLKAMLISDPTTDKSSAALDVHIGSLSDPANIAGLAHFCEHMLFLGTKKYPKENEYSQFLSEHAGSSNAFTSGEHTNYYFDVSHEHLQGALDRFAQFFLCPLFDESCKDREVNAVDSEHDKNLMNDAWRLFQLEKATGNPNHPFSKFGTGNKLTLETRPSNDGIDVRQELLKFHSTYYSSNLMGLCVLGRESLDELTSMVVKLFAEVENKNVPIPEFPDHPFHDEYLKQFYKVVPIKDIRNLYVTFPIPDLQKYYKSNPGHYLGHLIGHEGPGSLLSELKSKGWVNTLVGGQKEGAKGFMFFIINVDLTEEGLLHVEDIIFHMFQYIQKLRTEGPQEWVFQECKDLNKVAFRFKDKERPRGYTSKVSGLLHYYPLEETLAAEYLLEDFRPDLIEMVLDKLRPEYVRVVLVSKSFDGQTDKSEEWYGTQYKQEAVADETIKTWAGADLNGKFKLPMKNEFIPTNFEIYPLEKDTPAVPTLIKDTAMSKVWFKQDDKFFLPKACLNFEFFSRYLYADPLHCNMTYLLLRLLKDDLREYTYAARLAGLVYGIASGMNAILLSVKGYNDKQDILLKKIIEKMATFEIDEKRFDIIKEAYMRSLNNFRAEQPHQHAMYYLRLLMTEVAWTKDELRDALEDVTLPRLKAFIPQLLSRLHIEALLHGNITKESALGMIQMVEDTLIEHARTKPLLPSQLIRYREVQVPDGGWYVYQQRNEVHNNCGIEIYYQTDMQSTRENMLLELFCQIISEPCFNTLRTKEQLGYIVFSGPRRANGVQGLRFIIQSEKAPHYLESRIEAFLCTMERAVEEMNEEAFQKHIQALAIRRLDKPKKLSAECAKYWGEIISQQYNFDRDNIEVAHLKTLTKEDIMQFYRERLTLDAPKRHKMSVHVLSREMDTCPLVGEFPAQNDVNLAPAPSLPQPSLVRDMTEFKRSLPLFPLVRPHINFMAAKL; translated from the exons GCTGGTGTCATCTTCTCGGCTCAGAATGATTGACCCGGCTCTAAAGAATGTGGTCACAGACATAATTCGCTCTCCTGAGGACAAGCGAGTTTACAGAGGCCTGGAGTTTAACAATGGCTTGAAGGCCATGCTCATCAGTGACCCGACGACAGACAAATCCTCCGCTGCTTTGGATGTCCACATTG GTTCGTTATCCGACCCTGCGAACATTGCGGGCCTGGCACACTTTTGTGAACACATGCTGTTCCTGGGGACAAAGAAGTACCCAAAAGAGAATGAGTACAGCCAGTTCTTGAGCGAGCACGCTGGCAGCTCCAATGCCTTCACCAGTGGAGAGCACACCAACTATTACTTTGATGTATCTCATGAGCACTTACAAGGAGCCTTGGATAG GTTTGCCCAGTTCTTCTTGTGTCCACTTTTTGACGAGAGCTGTAAAGACCGCGAGGTGAATGCTGTGGACTCTGAGCATGACAAGAACCTGATGAATGATGCTTGGAGGCTCTTTCAACTCGAGAAGGCCACTGGCAACCCAAATCACCCCTTCAGTAAATTTGGAACAG GTAACAAGCTGACCCTTGAGACGAGACCATCTAATGACGGCATTGATGTCCGCCAAGAGCTCCTTAAGTTTCACTCTACATATTACTCCTCAAATCTAATGGGCCTCTGTGTTTTAGGAAGAG AATCCCTAGACGAGCTGACCTCTATGGTGGTCAAGTTATTTGCAGAAGTAGAGAACAAGAACGTGCCTATCCCGGAATTTCCCGACCACCCTTTTCACGATGAATATCTGAAA CAATTCTACAAAGTGGTGCCGATAAAAGACATAAGGAATCTGTATGTGACGTTCCCCATCCCAGACCTGCAGAAATACTATAAGTCAAACCCAGGACATTATCTGGGACATCTGATAGGACATGAAGGACCTGGAAGTTTGTTATCTGAACTAAAATCTAAAG GATGGGTCAATACGCTTGTTGGAGGTCAGAAAGAAGGAGCCAAAGGATTCATGTTCTTCATCATCAATGTCGACTTGACTGAAGAAGGCCTTT TGCATGTGGAGGACATTATCTTTCACATGTTCCAGTATATCCAGAAACTGCGCACAGAGGGACCTCAGGAGTGGGTGTTCCAGGAGTGCAAG GATTTAAACAAGGTCGCCTTCCGTTTTAAAGACAAGGAGCGACCCCGCGGCTATACCTCTAAAGTGTCTGGTTTGCTACAC tattaCCCGCTTGAAGAGACTCTAGCAGCAGAGTACCTTTTAGAAGACTTCAGGCCAGACTTGATTGAGATGGTGCTGGACAAGCTGAGACCAGAATATGTCAG AGTTGTTCTGGTGTCAAAGTCATTTGACGGTCAAACAGACAAGTCAGAAGAATGGTACGGTACGCAGTACAAACAGGAGGCTGTCGCTGACGAGACCATCAAG ACATGGGCCGGTGCGGACCTCAACGGCAAGTTCAAGTTACCAATGAAAAATGAGTTCATCCCGACCAACTTTGAAATTTACCCTCTTGAGAAAGACACTCCTGCCGTCCCTACTCTAATCAAG GACACAGCGATGAGCAAGGTGTGGTTCAAGCAGGATGACAAATTCTTTCTTCCCAAAGCGTGTCTGAACTTTGAGTTCTTCAG TCGCTACTTATATGCAGATCCACTGCACTGCAATATGACCTACCTGTTGCTCAGGTTACTGAAGGATGATTTAAGAGAGTATACATATGCAGCCCGCCTGGCGGGGCTGGTGTATGGCATAGCCTCAGGGATGAATGCCATCCTA CTCTCTGTTAAAGGTTACAATGACAAGCAAGACATCCTTTTGAAGAAGATCATTGAGAAGATGGCCACATTTGAGATCGATGAGAAGCGTTTTGACATCATCAAGGAAGCG TACATGAGGTCTTTGAATAACTTCAGAGCAGAACAACCACACCAGCACGCTATGTACTACCTTCGTCTACTCATGACTGAAGTGGCTTGGACCAAAGATGAGCTCAGAGATGCTCTGGAGG ATGTAACGCTCCCGCGCCTCAAGGCTTTCATCCCTCAGCTGTTGTCACGGTTACATATTGAAGCCCTTCTCCATGGCAACATTACTAaggag TCCGCCCTGGGCATGATCCAAATGGTGGAGGACACTCTGATtgagcacgcacgcacaaagcCTCTCCTCCCGAGCCAACTGATCCGCTACCGAGAGGTGCAAGTTCCGGACG GCGGCTGGTATGTTTATCAGCAGAGGAACGAAGTGCATAACAACTGCGGCATCGAGATCTACTACCAGACGGACATGCAGAGCACCCGCGAGAACATGCTGCTGGAGCTCTTCTGTCAGATCATCTCCGAGCCGTGCTTCAACACGCTGAGGACCAAAGAGCAGCTGG GTTACATCGTGTTCAGCGGGCCAAGGCGGGCCAACGGGGTCCAAGGCCTTCGCTTCATCATCCAGTCAGAAAAGGCGCCGCACTACCTGGAGAGCCGCATCGAGGCCTTCCTTTGCACCATGGAGAGAGCGGTGGAGGAGATGAACGAGGAAGCCTTCCAGAAGCACATCCAGGCCTTGGCCATCCGACGCCTGGACAAGCCCAAAAAGCTGTCTGCCGAGTGCGCCAAGTACTGGGGGGAGATCATCTCCCAGCAGTATAATTTTGATCGAG ATAATATCGAGGTGGCCCACCTGAAGACGTTAACTAAAGAAGACATTATGCAATTCTACCGT GAGCGCCTGACCCTGGATGCCCCCAAAAGACATAAGATGTCCGTTCACGTGCTGTCCAGAGAGATGGACACCT GTCCCCTGGTTGGAGAATTTCCTGCTCAGAATGACGTCAACTTGGCGCCTGCACCCTCTCTGCCCCAG CCGTCGCTCGTCCGGGACATGACGGAGTTCAAGAGGAGCTTGCCTCTCTTCCCTCTGGTCAGGCCTCACATCAACTTCATGGCAGCCAAACTGTGA